One genomic region from Leptospira tipperaryensis encodes:
- a CDS encoding sulfatase-like hydrolase/transferase, with translation MEQIRNILKGASLRRYLRFFTIGMGISFVTLILNSSFQIMGVDLSEFKSLFLSFLPLFLKDYVGTLIASGILFSTIALLLFGVDVEGENTNRLSPKEEILVFGVFVFLLWLHSVIFYPQLYGEFFFYRFSFFRFFQFFLTDWIPPFVPQVIALGLLGCLVARRIYSLATRKEWKLLSYFILFCMFVFCFHFLGSVLGIWIVSWIYLISIIFQNYKLSQFVWFGVFLVALGISWNARDSKQQTGKLVSKKLPNILILSADSLRYDKMGYSQGKEGLTPNIDLLAKGSIRFQDHHTTIPRTFPAWADLLTGQPSFVHGIQDMFPDAKDRGGLNENSSRTLPRILGELGYETNVVSSFAGDIFPRANWGFQSVEAPIFHAGTLTAQRILESQILLLPILTGSLPFAGEYFSSLKGLPSLGDDSKILPKLLPRLKKGEHPFLTVFFSSVTHFPFSPPYPYYKSFTNSEYYGKFKYFKFVDPSDSSALKQEDEDQINGLFQASIASFDESVGKIVAKLKEEGIYDSTLIVLTSDHGESLFEADHSHGHGEHLRGEGVTHIPLLIKYPSGAGAGKLFSGISSSLDLFPTLLNFILEGIEDSPVKKVLQGEIQNRPGRDLSFAFQSSSWKDIRSVYGETGIWFSDRGNHFFQKQRIFYPNILQLHSIETGDLPFISIGDSYAKESVIVSKHRMFQSETHKLIYIPSEDGVLWACYDRIRDPWNTKILPVSQCSSLKDSLHSFLLESGKFKKAGEYLLPLSN, from the coding sequence TTGGAACAAATTCGAAACATCCTAAAAGGCGCTTCTCTCCGTCGTTATCTCCGGTTCTTTACAATCGGAATGGGGATCTCTTTTGTAACTTTGATTCTCAATTCTTCTTTTCAGATCATGGGAGTCGATCTTTCCGAATTTAAGTCTCTCTTTTTGTCCTTTCTTCCTTTGTTTCTGAAAGACTACGTAGGAACCTTGATCGCGAGTGGAATCCTATTTTCGACGATCGCTCTGCTTCTTTTTGGAGTCGACGTTGAAGGTGAAAATACCAATCGACTTTCCCCCAAAGAAGAAATCCTCGTCTTTGGCGTTTTTGTTTTTTTACTCTGGCTTCACTCCGTCATTTTTTATCCACAACTCTATGGAGAATTTTTCTTCTATCGATTTTCGTTTTTTCGTTTCTTTCAGTTTTTTTTGACGGACTGGATTCCTCCTTTTGTTCCGCAGGTGATCGCATTGGGATTGTTAGGTTGTCTTGTCGCCCGGAGGATTTATTCTTTGGCGACTCGGAAAGAATGGAAACTTTTGAGTTATTTTATCTTATTTTGTATGTTTGTATTTTGTTTTCATTTTTTAGGCAGCGTCTTGGGGATCTGGATCGTTTCCTGGATATATTTAATTAGTATAATATTCCAAAACTATAAACTGTCTCAGTTTGTTTGGTTCGGAGTTTTTCTCGTAGCTCTGGGAATTTCTTGGAACGCAAGGGATTCCAAACAACAAACAGGAAAGCTTGTTTCCAAAAAACTTCCGAACATTCTCATTCTCAGCGCCGACAGTCTGCGTTACGATAAGATGGGTTATTCGCAGGGAAAAGAAGGACTTACGCCTAACATTGATTTATTGGCAAAAGGCTCGATTCGTTTTCAGGACCATCACACAACGATCCCGAGGACGTTTCCTGCCTGGGCGGATCTTCTCACGGGACAACCGAGTTTTGTTCACGGGATCCAGGACATGTTTCCGGATGCAAAGGATCGGGGCGGTTTAAACGAGAATTCTTCAAGAACACTTCCTCGAATTCTCGGCGAACTCGGATACGAGACAAACGTAGTCTCTTCTTTCGCGGGCGATATATTCCCACGCGCAAATTGGGGGTTTCAATCCGTCGAGGCTCCGATCTTTCACGCGGGAACTCTTACGGCTCAGAGAATTTTAGAATCCCAGATTCTTCTTCTTCCGATCTTGACCGGTTCGCTTCCTTTTGCCGGAGAATATTTTTCTTCCCTAAAGGGCCTTCCGAGCTTGGGAGACGATTCTAAAATTCTTCCCAAACTTTTGCCGAGGCTCAAAAAAGGAGAACATCCTTTTTTAACCGTATTCTTTTCTTCAGTTACACACTTCCCTTTCAGCCCTCCGTATCCGTATTATAAGAGTTTCACGAATTCCGAATATTACGGAAAGTTTAAGTATTTCAAGTTTGTGGACCCGAGCGATTCTTCCGCGTTAAAACAAGAGGACGAGGATCAGATCAACGGACTTTTTCAGGCTTCCATCGCGTCCTTTGACGAATCCGTCGGAAAAATCGTCGCGAAGTTAAAAGAGGAAGGAATCTACGATTCCACTCTGATCGTTCTTACCAGCGATCACGGAGAATCTCTTTTCGAAGCCGATCACAGTCACGGACACGGAGAACACCTTAGAGGAGAAGGAGTCACACACATTCCGCTTCTTATTAAATATCCTTCCGGCGCCGGAGCCGGAAAATTGTTTTCGGGAATCAGCAGTTCCTTGGATTTATTTCCGACTCTTCTGAATTTTATCTTAGAAGGGATCGAAGATTCTCCGGTAAAAAAAGTTCTTCAGGGTGAGATTCAAAATCGACCGGGAAGGGATCTTTCTTTTGCGTTTCAATCCTCCTCTTGGAAGGATATACGTTCGGTTTACGGAGAGACTGGGATTTGGTTTAGTGATCGAGGAAATCATTTTTTTCAAAAGCAAAGAATCTTTTACCCGAACATTCTTCAGCTTCATTCGATCGAAACGGGAGATCTTCCTTTTATTTCCATCGGAGATTCTTACGCGAAAGAAAGCGTGATCGTTTCTAAACACAGAATGTTTCAGAGTGAAACCCATAAACTCATCTACATTCCTTCGGAAGACGGCGTTCTCTGGGCTTGTTATGATCGAATCCGCGATCCTTGGAATACAAAGATTCTTCCCGTCTCCCAATGTTCTTCACTCAAGGACTCTCTTCACTCGTTTCTTCTCGAGTCCGGAAAATTTAAGAAAGCGGGGGAGTATTTGCTCCCCTTGTCAAATTGA
- the carB gene encoding carbamoyl-phosphate synthase large subunit, with translation MPRREDIRTVLILGSGPIVIGQACEFDYSGTQAAKALKEKGIRVILLNSNPATIMTDPDLADATYIEPMTVQVVQKILEKEKPDAILPTVGGQTALNLALACNNAGLLEKYNVELIGAKVEAIKKAEDRDLFKKAMEKIGVRVPASGLANNLKDAGEIKKSLGLPLIVRPAFTLGGTGGGIAFTEETFEEVVSRGLKASPISQVLLEESVLGWKEFELEVMRDLADNVVIICSIENIDPMGVHTGDSITVAPQQTLSDKEYQNLRDMSIAIIREIGVETGGSNIQFAVNPENGDVIVIEMNPRVSRSSALASKATGFPIAKIAALLSIGYTLDEIKNDITRVTPASFEPSIDYVVTKVPRFAFEKFPGTDDTLGVQMKAVGEAMAIGRTFKESFQKALRSLETDRYGFGSDGYFQELLYARSLNVGQRKEWIDSFLKRPNDKRIFYIKLALDEGYTVDQIHDLCKVDRWFLWQMEDLLKLEKEFSEKGNSILRKMKRAGFANRQLAFLKSKKEILELLDGGLRVDLKKMEIQNLLKKSEEEIEAELDSSKLLPVYKRIDTCAGEFEAYTPYFYSSYDEEDESDVTSAKSVMILGGGPNRIGQGIEFDYCCCQASYALQDLGIESIMVNSNPETVSTDYDTSDRLYFEPLTLEDVFRIYQNEKPEGVIIQFGGQTPLKLAKDLERKGVKILGTSPDSIDRAEDRKRFVEVLEKLKLTSPESGIATSMEEARAIAQKITYPVLVRPSYVLGGRAMLIINEEKELDRYMEKAEEISKDKPLLIDSFLEDAIEVDVDALCDGKEVFITGIMEHIEEAGVHSGDSACVLPPQTLSKNIMNEIRSATAALALELQVKGLINIQYAVKNEVLYIIEVNPRASRTVPFVSKALGHPIVKYATRIMMGESLKSLPLPKEMAFSQVSVKEVVLPFNKFPGVDTILGPEMRSTGEVMGIAATAGEAFLKSQYMAGDELPSQGTVFVSINDKTKLELLSYIKDLSELGFNLIATSGTHKFLSDNGILSSKINKVYDGVFPTALDYIRENKIHLIINTPLSRVTRDDSFTIRQAAIRFKVPCLTTSNAAKALIKGMVEMKNKGFTIHSLQEIHTMPKIF, from the coding sequence ATGCCTAGAAGAGAAGATATCCGCACTGTACTCATCCTGGGTTCTGGTCCGATCGTAATCGGTCAAGCATGTGAATTCGATTACTCCGGGACTCAAGCCGCGAAGGCCCTGAAAGAAAAAGGGATCCGCGTCATTCTGCTCAACTCCAATCCGGCCACCATCATGACGGATCCGGATCTCGCCGACGCGACTTACATCGAACCTATGACGGTTCAAGTCGTTCAAAAAATTCTTGAGAAAGAAAAGCCGGACGCGATCCTTCCCACGGTCGGAGGTCAGACCGCACTCAATCTCGCCTTGGCTTGTAACAACGCCGGGCTCTTAGAAAAATACAATGTAGAATTGATCGGCGCCAAAGTGGAAGCCATCAAAAAAGCCGAGGACAGGGACCTTTTCAAAAAGGCGATGGAAAAGATTGGCGTGAGAGTTCCCGCATCCGGTCTCGCAAACAATCTCAAGGACGCAGGCGAAATTAAAAAAAGCCTCGGCCTTCCTCTCATCGTTCGCCCCGCTTTTACTCTGGGTGGAACCGGAGGAGGGATCGCCTTCACCGAGGAAACTTTTGAGGAAGTCGTCTCCAGAGGTCTCAAAGCGTCTCCTATCAGTCAGGTTCTTTTGGAAGAATCCGTTCTCGGGTGGAAAGAATTCGAACTCGAAGTGATGCGAGATCTCGCAGACAACGTAGTCATCATCTGTTCGATTGAAAATATCGATCCTATGGGAGTTCACACGGGAGATTCCATCACCGTCGCTCCGCAACAAACCCTTTCCGATAAGGAATATCAAAATTTAAGAGATATGTCCATCGCGATCATCCGTGAGATCGGAGTCGAGACGGGTGGATCCAATATTCAGTTCGCGGTCAACCCTGAAAACGGGGACGTGATCGTAATCGAGATGAATCCTAGGGTTTCCAGATCTTCGGCCCTGGCTTCCAAGGCGACCGGATTTCCGATCGCAAAGATCGCGGCTCTTCTTTCGATCGGTTACACGTTAGACGAAATTAAGAATGATATCACCCGTGTGACTCCTGCGTCTTTCGAACCTTCGATTGATTATGTTGTGACCAAGGTGCCTCGTTTTGCTTTTGAAAAGTTTCCGGGCACTGACGATACGCTCGGCGTTCAGATGAAGGCGGTCGGAGAAGCGATGGCGATCGGTAGAACTTTTAAAGAAAGTTTTCAAAAAGCCCTTCGTTCCCTCGAAACTGATCGTTACGGTTTCGGTTCCGACGGATACTTTCAAGAATTATTATATGCAAGAAGTTTAAATGTGGGTCAGAGAAAAGAATGGATCGACTCTTTTCTAAAACGCCCGAACGATAAACGTATTTTTTATATCAAACTTGCATTGGACGAAGGTTACACCGTGGATCAGATCCACGATCTTTGCAAAGTGGATCGCTGGTTCCTCTGGCAGATGGAAGATCTTCTCAAGCTCGAAAAAGAATTTTCTGAAAAGGGAAATTCTATTCTTCGTAAGATGAAACGGGCCGGCTTTGCAAACAGACAACTCGCATTCTTAAAATCCAAAAAAGAAATTTTGGAACTTTTGGACGGAGGACTTCGGGTCGACCTCAAGAAGATGGAGATTCAGAATCTTCTCAAAAAATCGGAAGAAGAAATCGAAGCCGAACTGGATTCTTCAAAACTTCTTCCCGTTTACAAACGGATTGATACTTGCGCCGGAGAATTCGAGGCTTATACTCCGTATTTTTATTCTTCCTATGACGAGGAAGACGAGTCCGATGTGACTTCCGCTAAGTCCGTTATGATTTTAGGCGGCGGTCCGAATCGGATCGGTCAAGGAATCGAATTTGACTACTGTTGCTGTCAGGCTTCTTACGCGCTTCAGGATTTGGGAATCGAATCCATCATGGTCAATTCCAATCCGGAAACCGTTTCCACAGATTACGATACTTCCGATCGCTTGTATTTCGAACCTCTTACCTTAGAAGACGTTTTTAGAATCTATCAAAACGAAAAACCGGAAGGTGTGATCATTCAGTTCGGAGGACAGACTCCTCTGAAACTCGCGAAGGATCTGGAAAGAAAGGGTGTTAAGATTCTCGGAACCAGTCCTGATTCTATCGACCGCGCCGAAGATAGAAAACGTTTTGTTGAAGTATTAGAAAAATTGAAACTGACTTCGCCCGAAAGCGGAATCGCGACTTCGATGGAAGAAGCGAGAGCGATCGCTCAGAAGATCACATATCCGGTTCTTGTTCGTCCGAGTTACGTTCTTGGCGGAAGGGCGATGCTTATCATCAACGAAGAGAAAGAGTTGGATCGATACATGGAAAAGGCGGAAGAGATTTCGAAAGATAAACCGCTTCTGATCGACTCTTTCCTGGAAGACGCCATAGAAGTGGACGTGGATGCGCTCTGCGACGGAAAAGAAGTTTTTATCACCGGAATCATGGAGCACATCGAAGAAGCGGGAGTTCATAGCGGAGATTCCGCTTGTGTGCTTCCTCCTCAAACACTTTCCAAAAATATAATGAATGAAATTCGTTCCGCGACTGCGGCGCTCGCGCTGGAATTACAAGTCAAAGGTCTGATCAACATTCAATACGCGGTTAAAAACGAGGTCCTTTATATCATCGAGGTCAATCCGAGAGCTTCCAGAACCGTTCCTTTTGTTTCTAAAGCCCTTGGGCATCCGATTGTGAAATACGCGACTCGGATCATGATGGGAGAATCTCTGAAGAGTCTGCCTCTTCCGAAAGAGATGGCATTCTCCCAAGTTTCCGTAAAAGAAGTGGTTCTTCCGTTTAATAAATTTCCGGGAGTTGATACGATTCTAGGACCCGAGATGCGTTCGACCGGAGAAGTGATGGGAATCGCGGCGACCGCTGGAGAAGCGTTTTTGAAATCGCAGTATATGGCCGGGGACGAACTTCCTTCTCAAGGAACCGTCTTTGTAAGTATCAACGATAAGACGAAGTTGGAGCTACTTTCTTATATCAAAGATCTTTCCGAGCTCGGATTCAATCTGATCGCGACTTCGGGAACTCATAAGTTTTTATCAGACAACGGGATTCTTTCTTCCAAGATCAACAAAGTGTATGACGGAGTGTTTCCGACCGCTTTGGATTATATTCGGGAGAATAAGATTCATCTCATTATCAACACTCCTCTTTCCAGAGTGACGAGAGACGATAGCTTTACGATTCGTCAAGCTGCGATTCGTTTTAAGGTTCCTTGTCTAACGACGTCTAACGCCGCTAAGGCGCTCATCAAAGGTATGGTGGAGATGAAGAACAAAGGATTTACGATCCATTCTCTTCAAGAAATTCACACGATGCCGAAGATTTTTTGA
- a CDS encoding DUF1499 domain-containing protein, which yields MTLGLQNGKLGSCPGTPNCVSSIVPEADAEHSIKPLSYKGTPEEGKAKLKAAIGEIARTQIIKEESNYLYVEFTSLIWRFVDDVEFLFDPSTPTIHVRSASRLGKSDLGVNRKRIEILREKLNSL from the coding sequence GTGACTCTCGGATTACAGAACGGAAAATTGGGGTCCTGTCCGGGAACTCCGAACTGTGTGAGTAGCATCGTTCCCGAAGCGGACGCCGAACATAGCATCAAGCCCTTAAGTTACAAAGGAACTCCCGAGGAAGGAAAAGCAAAGTTGAAAGCCGCGATAGGCGAAATCGCAAGAACGCAGATCATAAAAGAAGAATCGAATTATCTCTACGTGGAATTTACGAGTTTGATCTGGAGATTCGTGGACGACGTGGAATTTTTGTTCGATCCTAGCACGCCTACGATTCACGTTCGATCGGCTTCTCGTCTTGGAAAATCGGATCTTGGAGTGAATCGGAAACGAATCGAAATCCTGAGAGAAAAATTGAATTCTCTTTAA
- a CDS encoding thioredoxin family protein, whose product MSLLESEKVPLGSLLPSFQLPDPTGKVYSSDALSGSTGLLLVITCNHCPYAQAIWPRLIRFAGEILSLGVKTVAINPNIRPDYPEDSPEAMLTKIQEWGITFPYLVDENQNVARNLKAMCTPDIYLYDGDRKLFYHGRMDDNWKNEKQISRKELEYAVHQLVKGNPPPINQLPSMGCSIKWKE is encoded by the coding sequence ATGTCTCTCCTTGAATCCGAAAAAGTTCCCCTGGGAAGTTTACTGCCATCCTTTCAGTTGCCAGATCCGACTGGGAAGGTTTACTCTTCCGATGCGCTTTCCGGTTCCACGGGCCTTTTACTGGTTATAACCTGCAATCATTGCCCTTATGCCCAGGCGATTTGGCCCCGCCTGATTCGGTTTGCAGGAGAGATTCTTTCCTTGGGAGTCAAGACGGTTGCAATCAATCCGAATATTCGTCCCGATTATCCGGAAGATTCTCCGGAGGCGATGCTCACAAAGATTCAAGAGTGGGGGATCACGTTTCCCTATCTCGTGGATGAAAATCAGAACGTTGCGCGAAACCTAAAGGCGATGTGTACTCCTGATATCTATCTCTATGACGGCGATCGGAAGTTGTTTTATCATGGTAGAATGGACGACAATTGGAAGAATGAAAAACAGATTTCCAGGAAGGAACTCGAATACGCCGTTCACCAACTCGTAAAAGGAAACCCGCCTCCGATCAATCAATTACCCTCGATGGGTTGCTCTATCAAATGGAAGGAATAA
- a CDS encoding flagellar hook-length control protein FliK has protein sequence MNISGDLSISEYKPQTRVTEQPLSVSSLSGLIGKNSFMDLMKSLQGSAQKGLDETLSGIQSAFSKIETPEKKEETKEVPKEELESKETSSSTEISETAKKEDAAEEEEELDASEELSNVSVLPWFLVADAKSDETVDPKIETEILNELEAEIVAEASVSELDSKPLSTTDLVQTLFSKEESSELLNEAALEETIETSSLVQEELSDSPVKTLKENKIRSEQKEEVSLEKESKFFEPESRSVEQTSKDSKENVKNSSQKEISSKLSEESKIEVAKEQAVDSEKWKISRDKKTDSYLQLKTSGREEIKTAVLNQFSENSSGKSGQDQSSRGGSGDSYSSLVKGSSAPNVVGREMPGSAKDFSISKESHVLSKKDIQQNFQNLIRSARVQILDNGKTEASIRMNPKDLGQMSLSLSTDKDVVRGKLLVESDFIKQQLTAELANLKQELKANGLELESLVIEVKEREEAFAFNADSEKQKQDSHSFQTAFGDEWNSDFKNSSWEEDELSLEENSSEPHGFSEKTEGKTEKLLDLKV, from the coding sequence ATGAATATTTCAGGTGATCTTTCCATATCAGAATACAAACCACAAACGCGCGTAACGGAACAGCCTCTTAGCGTGTCCTCACTTTCCGGTTTGATCGGAAAGAATTCCTTTATGGATCTTATGAAATCGCTTCAGGGATCGGCGCAAAAAGGATTGGATGAAACGCTCTCTGGAATTCAAAGCGCTTTCTCTAAAATAGAAACTCCTGAAAAAAAAGAAGAAACAAAAGAAGTTCCCAAAGAAGAATTAGAATCCAAAGAGACATCATCCTCCACTGAAATATCCGAAACAGCAAAGAAGGAAGATGCAGCGGAAGAAGAGGAGGAACTCGACGCCTCGGAAGAATTGTCGAACGTTTCCGTTCTCCCGTGGTTCCTCGTTGCGGACGCGAAATCCGACGAAACCGTAGATCCGAAAATTGAAACCGAAATATTAAACGAACTCGAAGCGGAGATCGTCGCGGAAGCATCCGTTTCCGAACTCGATTCAAAACCGCTTTCCACGACCGACTTGGTCCAAACCCTCTTTTCAAAGGAAGAATCCTCCGAATTGTTAAACGAAGCGGCTCTGGAAGAAACGATCGAGACTTCATCCCTTGTTCAAGAGGAGTTGTCGGATTCTCCCGTCAAAACTCTCAAAGAAAATAAAATCAGGTCCGAACAAAAGGAAGAAGTCTCTCTTGAAAAAGAATCCAAATTTTTCGAGCCGGAATCTCGTTCGGTCGAACAAACATCCAAAGATTCAAAGGAGAATGTAAAAAATTCTTCACAAAAAGAAATTTCTTCGAAGCTTTCGGAAGAAAGTAAAATAGAAGTCGCGAAAGAACAGGCTGTAGATTCCGAAAAATGGAAAATCAGCAGAGATAAAAAAACGGATTCTTATCTTCAATTGAAAACTTCCGGAAGAGAAGAGATCAAAACCGCAGTCCTCAATCAATTCTCCGAAAATTCTTCCGGAAAATCGGGACAAGATCAATCTTCACGCGGAGGATCCGGAGATTCTTATTCTTCCTTAGTCAAAGGTTCCTCGGCGCCTAACGTAGTAGGACGCGAAATGCCGGGTTCCGCCAAAGATTTTTCGATCTCGAAAGAATCGCACGTTCTTTCTAAAAAAGACATTCAACAAAATTTTCAAAACCTCATTCGCTCCGCAAGAGTTCAGATTCTTGATAATGGAAAAACGGAAGCGAGCATTCGTATGAATCCGAAAGACCTCGGTCAGATGTCTCTTTCTCTTTCTACGGATAAGGACGTCGTTCGAGGGAAACTTTTGGTAGAATCCGATTTCATTAAACAACAGTTAACCGCCGAACTCGCTAACCTAAAACAAGAACTCAAGGCGAACGGTCTCGAACTCGAATCCCTTGTCATCGAAGTAAAGGAAAGAGAAGAAGCATTTGCATTTAACGCGGACTCCGAAAAACAAAAACAAGATTCTCATTCTTTTCAAACCGCTTTCGGAGACGAATGGAACTCCGATTTCAAAAATTCTTCTTGGGAAGAAGATGAACTTTCGCTAGAAGAAAATTCTTCCGAACCTCATGGTTTTTCCGAAAAAACCGAAGGGAAAACAGAGAAACTGCTCGATCTGAAAGTATAG
- a CDS encoding flagellar hook capping FlgD N-terminal domain-containing protein, with the protein MPETAGVSQQATRDHYLEGDRSFKIRNHMENLEKEEKNGLKGIEIRSTVKSLGKDDFLKLLITQLSSQDPTNPVKDQDFIAQMAQFSSLEQMNNISTGIQKMGNRQSFSLVGKLVSGPDFVNGESIAGIAGALFFDGEGKTFVRVNGRSIDVEQITLISDPTVLKEQEAAYNQAQAQTMAPAPQAAPNAAQGKSESKEVSSETTVQPPELKDKTSAEEKPSDWKFPGKDKSNSYE; encoded by the coding sequence ATGCCAGAAACAGCCGGCGTAAGCCAACAAGCGACGAGAGATCATTACCTCGAAGGAGACAGAAGTTTCAAAATCCGGAACCACATGGAGAATTTGGAGAAGGAAGAAAAGAACGGTCTCAAAGGAATCGAAATTCGTTCCACAGTAAAGTCTCTCGGTAAGGATGATTTTTTAAAACTTCTCATAACTCAACTTTCATCTCAGGATCCTACCAATCCCGTCAAGGATCAGGATTTCATCGCACAGATGGCGCAATTCTCTTCTCTCGAGCAGATGAACAATATCTCCACCGGAATTCAGAAGATGGGAAACCGTCAAAGTTTTTCTCTCGTTGGAAAACTTGTCTCCGGTCCTGATTTCGTAAACGGAGAAAGTATCGCGGGTATCGCGGGCGCTCTCTTTTTCGACGGAGAAGGGAAAACATTCGTTCGCGTAAACGGAAGATCCATCGACGTTGAACAGATCACTCTGATCAGCGATCCGACCGTTCTCAAAGAACAGGAAGCCGCTTATAACCAGGCTCAGGCTCAGACAATGGCTCCGGCTCCACAAGCGGCGCCTAACGCAGCACAGGGTAAATCGGAATCGAAAGAGGTTTCTTCCGAAACAACTGTACAACCACCGGAACTCAAAGACAAAACGTCCGCGGAAGAAAAACCTTCCGACTGGAAGTTTCCGGGCAAAGACAAAAGCAATTCATACGAATAA
- the flgE gene encoding flagellar hook protein FlgE, with amino-acid sequence MMRSLYSGVSGLKNHQVRMDVIGNNISNVNTHGFKTERVTFQDMISQELRGASEPKENIGGVNPQQVGLGSLIAAIDKIMTQGSLQTTGKNTDVAMSGEGFFIVKDGDKQFYTRAGAFNLDKNGYYVNPANGLKVQGWNSRLDDKGNKFINSSASIEDIVIPVYSKEPARATSQIDFKSNLNSSVPAVPPDATQEEVTAMINDPDPKMRRGHVTTIKTFDDQGIQREFKMELYKVRDNTWKARLSLTDATQLSVDVAGTGGQNTQLPGNTEIELGFTPDGKLVYVSDGTDSMNTGKLNAKVSFRIPGNPAVQNFDLNLGEAGMVDGITQFSSDFTTKAVKQDGYTMGYLESFSIDNSGTVTGVFSNGVRQPLARIATAVFNNPAGLDKAGDTMFAYSMNSGEPNIGEAGVQGRGKINAGLLEMSNVDLSDQFTDMIVTQRGFQANSRTITTSDQMIQEVLGLKR; translated from the coding sequence ATGATGAGGTCACTCTATTCCGGTGTATCCGGACTTAAAAACCACCAGGTCCGAATGGATGTCATTGGAAATAACATCTCTAACGTCAACACTCACGGTTTTAAAACCGAAAGGGTTACGTTTCAAGATATGATTTCACAGGAACTCCGCGGAGCTTCCGAACCGAAAGAAAATATCGGAGGTGTGAACCCGCAACAAGTTGGTTTGGGATCTTTGATTGCAGCAATCGATAAAATCATGACTCAGGGATCTCTTCAAACGACCGGGAAGAATACCGACGTTGCGATGTCCGGAGAAGGATTTTTTATCGTTAAGGACGGGGACAAACAATTTTATACAAGAGCCGGCGCTTTCAACTTGGATAAGAACGGCTACTACGTGAATCCAGCTAACGGACTCAAGGTGCAAGGTTGGAATTCACGACTGGACGACAAAGGAAATAAATTTATCAATTCTTCAGCCTCGATCGAGGACATCGTGATTCCAGTTTATTCTAAAGAACCGGCGAGAGCTACTTCTCAGATCGACTTTAAATCCAACCTGAATTCTTCCGTACCTGCTGTTCCTCCGGATGCGACTCAAGAAGAAGTCACTGCAATGATCAACGATCCGGATCCTAAGATGAGAAGAGGTCACGTGACCACTATCAAAACTTTCGACGATCAAGGGATCCAGAGAGAATTCAAGATGGAACTTTATAAGGTTCGTGATAACACTTGGAAAGCTCGTCTGAGTCTTACAGACGCGACTCAACTTTCAGTCGACGTTGCCGGAACCGGAGGCCAGAACACACAACTTCCGGGTAACACCGAGATCGAACTCGGATTTACTCCCGACGGAAAACTCGTCTACGTTTCCGACGGAACGGATTCGATGAACACCGGTAAGTTGAACGCGAAGGTTTCCTTTAGAATTCCGGGAAATCCCGCAGTTCAAAACTTCGACCTGAATCTCGGCGAAGCCGGAATGGTCGATGGAATCACTCAGTTTTCCTCCGACTTTACGACCAAAGCCGTAAAACAAGACGGTTACACGATGGGTTATTTGGAATCTTTCTCGATTGATAATTCCGGAACCGTAACCGGGGTATTTTCAAACGGAGTTCGTCAGCCTCTTGCAAGGATTGCGACTGCCGTTTTTAACAACCCTGCCGGTTTGGACAAAGCGGGAGATACTATGTTCGCCTATTCTATGAACTCCGGGGAACCTAACATTGGTGAGGCGGGAGTTCAAGGAAGAGGAAAAATCAACGCAGGTCTTCTTGAAATGTCTAACGTAGATCTTTCCGATCAGTTTACCGATATGATCGTAACTCAGAGAGGATTTCAGGCGAATTCGAGAACGATTACGACTTCGGATCAGATGATCCAGGAAGTTTTAGGTCTCAAACGTTAA